In the genome of Ktedonobacteraceae bacterium, one region contains:
- a CDS encoding pyridoxal-phosphate dependent enzyme: MESLLMDARSIPQLTTEHMRSLMHQIGNTPIEPIYLVIDGRVRAVYLKLEGANPAGSVKDRTGFALVQHLENRSLLHKGSVVVESTSGNLGVALAFICRAKGYSFLAVVDPKTTRENLDRMQALGAMIDLVDHPDANGGYLLSRLERVQELLQLSDNYAWTDQYSNSANPYIHYATTGPEIYRQLDGKVDAVFAAVSTGGTLAGIGRFFRSASPNTSIVGVDARGSVVFGTPPGARKLTGIGSSRRSSFITGDVYDTYLLVGDEEAFAFCHALYSATGIKVGGSSGAVLAACARYLQDHPELERVVCLCADSGENYNSSIYDDCWLREHGIALSQHHLDPVQDILPAMARYSPVR; this comes from the coding sequence ATGGAATCTCTATTGATGGATGCCAGGAGTATTCCGCAGTTAACGACCGAGCATATGCGCAGCCTTATGCATCAGATAGGCAATACACCCATAGAACCCATTTATCTTGTGATCGATGGCAGGGTCAGAGCGGTCTATCTCAAGCTCGAAGGAGCAAATCCTGCCGGCTCCGTCAAGGATCGAACCGGATTTGCCCTCGTACAACATCTGGAAAATCGCTCCCTCTTACATAAAGGTTCGGTCGTAGTTGAGTCTACCTCAGGCAATCTTGGGGTTGCTCTCGCTTTCATTTGCCGGGCCAAAGGCTATTCATTCCTGGCAGTCGTCGATCCAAAGACAACCCGGGAAAACTTAGATCGCATGCAGGCCCTTGGAGCTATGATTGATCTGGTTGATCATCCTGATGCCAATGGTGGATATCTCCTCTCGCGATTGGAACGTGTGCAGGAACTCCTCCAGCTTTCTGACAACTACGCCTGGACCGACCAGTATTCAAACAGCGCGAATCCCTACATCCATTATGCCACCACCGGCCCAGAAATCTACCGGCAACTGGATGGAAAGGTGGATGCGGTCTTCGCCGCGGTATCGACCGGAGGAACATTGGCCGGTATTGGCCGCTTCTTCCGTTCAGCCAGTCCCAATACATCTATCGTTGGCGTCGATGCGCGTGGATCAGTCGTTTTTGGTACGCCTCCCGGCGCTCGCAAATTAACCGGTATTGGCTCCTCCCGGCGTTCGAGCTTCATCACCGGGGATGTTTATGATACCTATTTGCTCGTTGGCGATGAAGAGGCGTTTGCCTTTTGCCATGCCCTGTACTCTGCCACCGGTATCAAGGTCGGTGGTTCCAGCGGAGCCGTTCTCGCGGCGTGTGCCAGGTATCTTCAAGATCATCCAGAACTGGAGCGCGTCGTCTGCCTGTGCGCGGACAGCGGAGAAAATTATAACTCATCAATATATGACGATTGCTGGCTGCGAGAGCATGGCATAGCCCTTTCGCAGCATCACCTGGACCCGGTACAGGACATCCTGCCTGCCATGGCTCGCTATTCACCTGTACGATAG
- the cysC gene encoding adenylyl-sulfate kinase — protein MTDRGFTLWFTGLSGAGKSTLARAVERRLKLHGRNVEILDGDIVRTHLSKGLGFSREDRDTNIKRIAFVCKLLTRNQVISIAAAISPYREAREWARREIRDFVEVYVRCPLEICRLRDVKGLYRLVDEGKIKGFTGIDDPYEEPLHPELLIETDKEAIEDSVNRIFVKLAELGYLPPEDLYEDTGILTDELMAWGYL, from the coding sequence ATGACCGACCGCGGCTTTACCCTCTGGTTTACGGGGCTTTCCGGCGCCGGTAAGAGTACTCTGGCCAGAGCCGTCGAACGGCGCTTGAAATTGCATGGCCGCAATGTTGAGATACTAGATGGCGACATTGTACGCACTCACCTGAGCAAAGGTCTCGGCTTTAGTCGCGAAGACCGCGATACCAACATCAAGCGCATTGCTTTCGTCTGTAAACTGCTCACACGCAATCAAGTGATCAGCATTGCAGCTGCCATCTCTCCCTATCGCGAGGCACGCGAATGGGCGCGCAGAGAAATCCGCGATTTTGTCGAAGTCTACGTCAGGTGCCCGCTAGAGATCTGCCGTCTACGCGACGTAAAAGGCCTCTACAGGCTCGTTGACGAAGGAAAGATTAAGGGCTTTACCGGTATTGACGACCCTTACGAGGAGCCACTTCACCCCGAACTGTTGATAGAAACCGATAAAGAGGCCATCGAAGACAGTGTCAATCGCATCTTCGTCAAACTCGCGGAGCTTGGCTATCTGCCGCCCGAAGACCTGTACGAGGACACCGGAATCCTGACAGATGAGCTTATGGCCTGGGGATACCTGTAG
- a CDS encoding polysaccharide deacetylase family protein, with product MFHSISRQASPRFKPCVVRPETFDAHLSFLAQHHYTSMTVSQFVRAMAGDERLPERCVILTFDDGFADFYTHALPALQCYGFTATLYVATAFVGGTSRWLQHIGEGNRPVLAWEQLREISEQGIECAAHSHTHPQLDMLSSSRIRDEVVRSKNLLEDQLGLQVSSFAYPFGYYTPRVKHIVREAGFASACAIGRALSSLDDDPYALARLMVWPDTGTQALDAALSRGHGPLIASSFKRVRSDVRRQVRSVYGRLRGNWVAL from the coding sequence ATGTTTCATAGCATTTCACGCCAGGCAAGCCCCAGATTTAAGCCCTGCGTTGTACGGCCAGAGACGTTTGATGCACATCTTTCGTTTCTTGCCCAACATCACTACACTTCAATGACCGTTTCGCAATTTGTGCGGGCCATGGCAGGAGATGAGAGGCTACCAGAGCGGTGCGTGATTTTGACATTCGATGACGGCTTCGCGGATTTTTATACACACGCGCTTCCGGCCCTCCAGTGTTATGGCTTCACGGCCACCCTTTATGTCGCAACGGCGTTCGTTGGGGGAACGAGCCGCTGGTTGCAACATATTGGAGAGGGAAACCGCCCGGTGCTGGCATGGGAGCAACTGCGCGAGATCAGCGAACAGGGGATCGAATGCGCCGCGCATAGCCATACGCACCCGCAACTGGATATGCTCTCCTCTTCTCGCATACGCGATGAAGTCGTGCGCTCTAAAAACCTGCTGGAAGATCAACTCGGTCTGCAAGTGTCAAGCTTTGCCTATCCATTCGGATATTACACGCCGCGCGTAAAGCACATTGTGCGGGAAGCCGGTTTTGCCTCGGCCTGCGCGATTGGACGAGCGTTGAGTTCGCTTGATGACGATCCTTACGCGCTGGCCCGCCTGATGGTGTGGCCGGATACCGGCACGCAGGCGCTCGACGCCGCTCTTTCAAGGGGTCACGGGCCGCTGATCGCATCCTCTTTTAAACGAGTGCGAAGTGACGTGCGGCGGCAAGTTCGCAGCGTGTATGGAAGACTGCGCGGCAATT
- a CDS encoding glycosyltransferase family 2 protein — protein MEVVAAGSLSQKGKDGNARISIVIPAHNEARNLQHLLPQLPSWVHEVILVNDHSTDDTEEVAVAVLPTIRILRTTNGRGKGAALQVGFKAATGDIIVMMDADGSSDPRELPHFIAALHAGAYLAKGSRFIGNGGSADITALRRYGSRVLISITNRLFGIRFTDMFCGFNAFWKDCLDYFDIDCNGFEIEAQLHLRACKANLEIVEVPSYEHARIYGTSHFHVVKDGWRVLKMIMSEWANGHSVIRSVRMARALQHEANAWNGHSATEPISITQ, from the coding sequence ATGGAAGTCGTAGCTGCGGGTTCTCTGAGCCAGAAGGGCAAAGATGGAAACGCGCGCATAAGCATTGTCATTCCGGCACATAATGAGGCAAGGAATTTACAGCACCTGTTACCACAGCTTCCCAGCTGGGTTCATGAAGTCATTCTCGTAAATGACCATTCGACCGATGATACTGAAGAAGTAGCTGTCGCGGTGTTGCCAACCATTCGTATCTTGCGAACGACGAATGGGCGCGGCAAGGGCGCGGCGTTACAGGTGGGTTTTAAGGCGGCAACCGGCGATATTATCGTGATGATGGATGCCGATGGTTCGAGCGATCCCAGGGAATTACCGCACTTTATCGCGGCCTTGCACGCGGGAGCCTACCTGGCGAAAGGCTCGCGTTTCATCGGTAATGGCGGCAGTGCGGATATTACCGCGCTGCGTCGTTACGGGAGTCGCGTGCTGATCTCAATCACCAACCGGCTTTTTGGCATTCGCTTCACGGATATGTTCTGTGGCTTCAACGCTTTCTGGAAAGATTGCCTTGATTACTTCGATATTGATTGCAATGGCTTTGAAATTGAAGCGCAGCTTCACTTGCGCGCCTGCAAGGCCAACCTGGAGATTGTAGAGGTGCCCAGCTACGAGCATGCGCGCATCTACGGCACCAGCCATTTTCATGTCGTAAAGGACGGCTGGCGCGTGCTGAAAATGATTATGTCGGAATGGGCAAATGGGCACTCGGTTATCCGATCTGTCCGCATGGCTCGCGCGCTCCAGCATGAGGCCAATGCCTGGAACGGTCATAGCGCAACGGAACCAATCAGCATAACGCAATAA
- a CDS encoding ornithine cyclodeaminase family protein: MTFSIDNHILYLCQQDVEQACQKIDSVAVIREVFRLHDAGQTILPDEAYLAWTNDQGESVRSLNMPGYVGGSLGIAGTKIINGNIANPRRGLPRASGLTLLYDPISVRVTCIMEGAYISSLRTASVTALAADLLKAAEIESLAIIGAGVLARAHIELLAGRLPHLRHIRIFDLAQERITSLQQQLAPLLEAKRIEMQPAATAEEAIRAAQLIVPVTTTTDGYIHYHWLRPGSLLVNISLDDPLPEVVLKADRVIVDDWNLVKNDSRRLVGRMYRAGKVIGPHAPIELTGKDCRRIDAQLGEIVSGKVIGRSSPDDIILVNPFGLAIEDVALAVRVYQAAQELGIGILLPL, from the coding sequence ATGACTTTTTCAATAGATAATCATATCCTCTATCTTTGTCAGCAAGATGTAGAGCAGGCTTGCCAGAAAATTGACAGTGTGGCAGTCATACGCGAAGTGTTCCGCCTGCACGATGCCGGGCAGACCATCTTGCCCGATGAAGCCTACCTTGCCTGGACCAATGATCAGGGGGAAAGTGTCAGAAGCCTCAACATGCCTGGCTACGTTGGTGGCTCTCTGGGGATTGCCGGAACCAAGATCATTAATGGCAATATCGCTAACCCCCGGCGTGGCCTGCCGCGCGCAAGCGGACTGACCCTCCTCTATGATCCAATCTCTGTTCGTGTCACCTGCATCATGGAAGGCGCCTATATCTCAAGCCTGCGCACCGCCAGCGTCACCGCCCTTGCCGCCGACTTATTGAAAGCAGCGGAAATTGAGAGCCTTGCCATCATCGGCGCGGGCGTACTCGCTCGCGCGCATATTGAGCTGCTTGCCGGGCGATTGCCACATCTGCGCCATATCCGCATATTTGATCTGGCACAAGAACGCATAACATCCCTCCAGCAGCAGCTTGCTCCCCTGCTGGAGGCAAAACGGATAGAGATGCAGCCGGCGGCAACCGCCGAAGAGGCAATTCGAGCAGCACAATTGATAGTACCCGTCACCACTACCACCGATGGCTATATTCACTATCACTGGTTACGACCCGGTTCGCTACTTGTCAATATCTCACTGGATGATCCCCTGCCAGAAGTCGTACTCAAAGCAGATCGCGTGATCGTTGACGATTGGAATCTCGTCAAGAACGACTCGCGACGCCTGGTAGGAAGGATGTATCGCGCAGGAAAGGTAATCGGACCGCACGCTCCAATTGAGCTAACCGGCAAGGACTGCCGCCGCATCGATGCACAGTTGGGAGAAATTGTCTCAGGAAAGGTTATTGGGCGAAGCAGCCCGGACGATATCATCCTGGTCAATCCTTTTGGCCTCGCGATTGAAGACGTAGCGCTCGCCGTCCGCGTCTACCAGGCCGCTCAAGAACTCGGCATAGGAATACTCTTGCCCCTGTAG
- a CDS encoding redoxin domain-containing protein: MGISILFIVVELVLIVLALLAIARTGYLRLSSSIGIARDGFPPGKSAPSWSLPDLDGHLRVVPARDHWQLLIFANQSLEAFPELIDGMHYLSRHEQDLEVLVISRDSREDCRNLVQEQRLQVPIVPVDPAFYDRYRVRVMPFVFFLDPDGIVRWVGLVGAEEPLIHAWRMAQVPLRSGEASEVK; the protein is encoded by the coding sequence TTGGGCATTAGCATTCTCTTTATAGTCGTGGAACTTGTGTTGATCGTCCTGGCCCTCTTAGCCATCGCGCGCACAGGCTATTTACGCCTGAGCAGTTCGATAGGCATCGCCAGAGATGGCTTCCCACCAGGAAAATCAGCGCCATCCTGGAGCCTGCCAGACCTGGATGGACATTTAAGAGTCGTTCCGGCGCGAGATCACTGGCAATTGCTCATCTTCGCTAACCAGTCTCTAGAAGCCTTCCCTGAGCTTATCGACGGCATGCACTACCTGTCGCGTCACGAACAGGATTTAGAAGTGCTCGTTATCTCGCGCGATAGCAGGGAAGACTGCCGCAACCTGGTACAAGAGCAGCGGCTCCAGGTACCCATTGTGCCTGTCGATCCCGCGTTTTATGACCGTTATCGCGTGCGAGTCATGCCATTTGTTTTCTTTCTTGATCCAGACGGTATCGTTCGCTGGGTCGGCCTTGTTGGAGCTGAAGAACCGTTAATTCACGCCTGGCGCATGGCCCAGGTGCCTCTTCGCTCCGGTGAAGCATCGGAGGTAAAGTAG